AGAAAATGACCGATTCTCCGCTAGATAAACCGTCATTCCGTTTCTGTTCTTATTTGTAAATTAAAAAAAATAGTACGCAAAATAAAAAAAGACTTATATTAGGGGCATCCGCAAAAAAATGTTGCGGAAACAGCGCGGATTCTTAAGAAACTGCCGTCATAGATTCGAGGACCGGTAAAAGTACATTACGATTTTTTACGATTGAAAAAATGGGCCGTTAGGGGCTATAAAAAGCGGGGCTTAAAAAATATTTATTCCTCGCGAGGGGGGACATTTTTTTCAATTAAAGCGTTTCACCCTTCAAACAGGAGACCTTATGAAGTTAATCCGTGATGATTTCACTCATAAAGCCATCAGGCGCATCGGTTTCATTTTTTTACTTTTCCTCTGTGTTGGCGCGGCAACGATGCCGACGGTTTATTACGTCGATCCGGGCTATACCGGAGCCACGCAGGACGGCTCTGCAGCCCATCCGTGGGTCCAATTGGGCAGCGCACAGTGGGCTTCAATAAATGCCGCGTTGGGCGTTCAGGACCTGACGGTTTATTTCAGCGCGCGCACGGCGGTGAAGGACACCGACCAGGTTTACGGCGGACCGAGCGAAATCGACCTTAATCAGCGTACCGCGGTGAGCGCTTTCACGCTTACGCTGGACGGCCACAGCAAATTCAACGCGAATGCTTCCGCTCCCGCTTGGCAGGATTACGCCGGCTCATCGAAGTGTCTTGTACGCGATTTTTATTCCCAGAACGGCCAGCACACAAAAAGAAGCAATATCACGATTGATGGATTCCGGATCGGCATGAACGCCGGCGGAAAGGCCGTCGCCATCTGCGGTGACAACTGGCATTTGAGGAATTGCGACATTTATCATTGCCCTGGAGTGAACAACGGCCCTTTGATCTGCATCATACCGACTTCTGATGCGGAGCATGAGGGCAGTTCCGAGTATTGCGCGGCCTGTTCCAGCATCGTGATCGAAAACAACAAAATCCATGACAGTCAGGGCGAGCTTATCTATGTCGGGGGCGGCGGTTGTTCAACAACGGATACCACGGGAACCTCCGCATGCATGGGTTTTCCGTCGCATCGCTTCATTACCATTCAGAACAACGAGCTTTACAACGGCGGGGTTTACGGCGGTCAAGGCGACGGCATCGATGTAAAAGGAGGAATCGCCAATCTGAAAATCATCGGCAATCATATTCATAAT
The Chitinivibrionales bacterium genome window above contains:
- a CDS encoding right-handed parallel beta-helix repeat-containing protein, with amino-acid sequence MKLIRDDFTHKAIRRIGFIFLLFLCVGAATMPTVYYVDPGYTGATQDGSAAHPWVQLGSAQWASINAALGVQDLTVYFSARTAVKDTDQVYGGPSEIDLNQRTAVSAFTLTLDGHSKFNANASAPAWQDYAGSSKCLVRDFYSQNGQHTKRSNITIDGFRIGMNAGGKAVAICGDNWHLRNCDIYHCPGVNNGPLICIIPTSDAEHEGSSEYCAACSSIVIENNKIHDSQGELIYVGGGGCSTTDTTGTSACMGFPSHRFITIQNNELYNGGVYGGQGDGIDVKGGIANLKIIGNHIHNLSDPLSSGIRAIVEQGARDGDPNQNNLIASNYISDITAEDAAISLVDSWGTPRGVEVRNNVITNSTTAGIKVYSGSALSLYNNTIYKSGDVGIVIKGGTVSVINNLLFNNNTGGAQNSFSGAVSSSNNAYSGSWSGTCTACVPGITAADLVDPVNSDFHLSAASKAKDAGMTLSSFNDDIEGTLRPQGSAWDIGAYELKIAGAVALASPIPHDVALKITLPNAFNAFAVITVDGSKLQQKGAIRISIYGADGRCVANGAISGSRYFWDTRKFSNGVYLVKVECGKQIFSQRVLLSR